In Betaproteobacteria bacterium, the sequence TGCTGCACGTCACCGTGACCGTATGACCGGGAAGCGCAGGCGTACCGCTCACGCAGTTCGGTAGCGAAGACACCGAAGCATTTGGATCGAGCTGGAACATGCCCCATTCCGCTCCGGCGCGTGCTGCCTGATAAGCCCGGGCGCCGCCGATGTCAGCGGCCAGATTAACGTGCGATGTCGAGACAACACTGGCAATCACGGCGGCCAGCACGGCCATCAACAGCAACAGGAAGACGCCGGTAATGATCGAAACACCACGCTGCCGGAATCCAGGATGATTGCGCGAATGCTGCGGTCTACCGGAAAAAACGGGCGAATTTGAAATCATGGTGTATTCAGTATGGCGACCTGATGAAGCAACTCGACCGTCTCGCCATTCTTGCTGAGTGACAGGCGCAAGACGGCCAGCCCGTTACGCTGCAAAACTGCGGGCGTGTAGGAAAACGAGCAGTTGCTGACATTCTCGGCCAGTACGGAAACGCTGCCGCCAAGTGCCGCGAAGTTTTGCGGCTGGATCGGCTTGAATCCATATCCGGTGCGTCGAAGCAATTGCGTCCCCGAGCATTCGTAGGTCACCGGCGCACCCACTATCTGGAAGCGATTGTTCGGCGAGGCGAGCGGAAACTGCGTACCCGTCGACGTGAAACTCAACGTACTCAAACCAACGCCTGCGGTTGCCGCACGGCTGCTAGTCCCGTCATAAACATCAGAGCCGGACTGCCCAAGGTTGAATATAACCAGTTGATCACCGGCCAGTACCGTCACGGCAGGGCCGAGCACATCAAAGCTGTTGTCCCCGCTGCTACTGAAATCCAGCACGTTGCCGGTACCGGTGGCGCTGAGTTCCGCGCGGTAACGGCCGGCATCGTGAATGGGCACGAATTCGAGCAAACCTGCGGATGCATTTCGGACACTGTTGGGCAAAGCCGACTGCAGATCGCGGGCGATCCGGCGCAAGGCCGTGTCGGCAGCATCAGACAACTCGGCACGGTTGCCGACATCAATGTAGGCGTTGATCTGATTGCGCCCGAAGATAGCCACCATCGATACAACAATCCCGGTGATCACAATCGAAATGATCATCTCGACCAGCGTGAATCCACGGTCAACCGGAAAAATCGCGGAAAAATCAATATCGCGGCGCATAGCGGAAACGGTATCCCGTCAAAGCAAATGAATCACGGCCGGCACAAAATGCCGTAGGCGTAACGGACCGGCAAACAGTCACGGTAATAGCCAGAACGGCATCGCTGGTCAAACCAAAACTTGCGCCCGTCTCGACAATTGCAACTTCGGCTCGATAACCGGCAATGGCACCACCGCCGGCAGGATCGGAAACATTTTCGGAAACGAAGCCGCCATAATCCCGAACATTGTCATAAAACTCGCCCGTCCCCCCGCTACCGTTTCTAGTCTCGGTATTCGGCGTTGGGGCGCTGCTGTTTTGCGGATTGCTGGCACAGCCGGCGTAGGACAGCGCCGTCGAGGCATTGGCGTCGTCAAGGTCACACCAGGTAAAAGGCTGGTGCTCAATTTCATTGAGCAAAGACTCGGCAATCGCCACGAACTGCTTGGTGACCATCGGATCAGCACTGGCCCTGATTGCCGGGTTCATCACCGAAACCAGACCGATCACACCAACGCTGACGATAACGATGAACATGATCTGTTCAATCAGCGTAATGCCACGCTGGTAGAGCGAACTAATGAACATAGCCTGTTTCCGCTTCGACCGTGATTGCCAACGAAGCAGGAAGGCCTGAAACGTTGATCGTCGAACCACTCCCCGGACGTCCGGCTGCATCGAAAATAATGCCCGTCGGCAAGGTGGCGAAGGTCGCATTACCTGTTGCCGCAACTACCAAGGCGTCGGTATCTGGCCCTGCCAGCACATTGCCGGTGGTGCAATCCGCGGCGCCATTGACGTCCGAGATTCGAAAAGAGACCCGCGCAGGAGGCATCGAAAAATAGGCGCAAACCGTACGCCGACTGGCGACGGCAGACTTTTGTGCGTAGCGTAATCCAGCCACAACGCTGTCACGAAAACCACGGTCATCGAAGCCGGAGTTTCCGCTCCACCGAGGAAGGATATTTACGGCCAAAATTCCGATAATCACAATCGTCACCACCAGCTCGATCATTGTGAAACCGCGCGAATTCCCCCGTAATGGCAAGAACCCGCCTCGTGGCGGGTTCTTGATCTGGCTTAGGGTAGCGCAGGAATATTTCGCCTTACTCACGTATTCGAAATCACCAAGCTAACTACAACCAATTCCCCCCAACCAAACAGGAGGAGATATTTCATTCTTAACCGCCGCAATTGGCAGCAATAACTGCCGCTGTGCTTACGACACCTGTGGCACCGGTATAAGTCACTGCGCAAGCTGCGGGGCTACCCGTTTGCGTGACGGTACATACGCCAGCATTACATGCAAATGCGAAACCGTCTATGGACTGCATGGCTACCTGAATGCCGGTAGCGGTTGCCGCTGGGATGCCTGTTCCAGCTGCAACATCAACTGCCTGAACTGCTCCAGTCAGACCCATATTCACGGTTGTAGCGGTCGTACTACCGGTGGCGACATACCTTGACTGCGCCAACACAACAGCAGAACGCAAACCACCAGCCATACCGTTCATGGCGGCCATACGCGCATCAGTCGCCACGTTGATGAAACGCGGCAAAGCCGTCGCCGCCAAAATACCGAGAATCACGATAACGACGATCAGTTCGATCAGCGTAAAACCTTTTTGCATAGCCTTCATAGCCAACTCCTTAAATTAAAAAATCAACATCCATCTGTGGATAACCCGCTGATCGTTGCTGCCTGATTGGCCGCCGGCGGGGGGGTATAGGTAAAGAAACAGGTTGCAGGCGTTGTCGCACCAATCACACCAAACTTGGCCACGCCGGCGTTCACCGTGTAGGTATAACCTTCAGCCTGCAAATCAGCAGCCGTCGGGTTGAAGACACCGGTCAGACCGGCCATTGAAAGAATCCCGGCCGTTCCTACGCCCGTCACCGCGGGATAGGCATAAACCATATTGACCAGCCCGCTCTCAGTACAGACCGTACCGGCCGGCCCGGTAATGTTGTCAGCAGTGCCGCCACCGGCACAAACTGCCGTATCGGCGATACCGGCACGGGAAAAAGCCGTGGCATGAACCAGTGCGGATGCCGCGGAAACGCTGCCCCGTGCCGCCTGCAACTTGGCAATGCGCGCGTCGCGCTGCAAATTGACAAAACGCGGCAAGGCGACAGCAGCCAGAATCCCGAGAATGATGATGACCACGATCAGCTCAATCAATGTAAAGCCGAGCTGCCCTCGTCTGTCGAAAATGGATTTTTTGTTCATATCTTCAATATCGGCTGAGAATTTTAATACTTTAGACATATTAAGCCTCCATCTCAAGTTTTATTATTGCTGGTCCTCAAGACGCAGCAGGCCAACGCCCGCCACGACCGCTTTCTGGCTATCCACATTGACGTCGCGACTCAGCCTGAATCTTGCCCGATGCCCGTCCCGAAACCGGTAAACCAGTTCCTTGGCGCCGCGTTCAAAATACCAGACCGACTTCTCAGCGGGCACACCGTCCACTTCGCCCAGATAGTTTGCCGGGCGATTTGCCACCCAGTCGATCGGATTTTCACTCCTGGGCAACTCGCCGCCAAACGTCTCGCGATGCGCCACGACCTCAATCAAACCCATGCGAATCGCCGCCACATCGGCCTGCAACCCAGCCTCATCCAGTTCGCTCCGCGCCCCGTCCAATGCCCGTAACAGCACCAGCGCCAGAATGCTGATCAGAATGACAACAACAGCAAATTCGTAGTAGCGCCGCATGGCCGCATCATCGCTTGATGGCGACCTTGCCAAGATCCCACATGGGCAGGAAGATACCCAAGGCCAGTATCAGCACCAGCACGCCTAGGCAGACGATCAGGATGGGTTCGATTTGCTGACCCAGCGTCTTCAATTCGTACTCCACTTCGCGTTGATACATCTGGCCGACCTCTTCCAGCATGTCGTCCAACGCGCCTGATTCCTCGCCCACCGAAATCATCTGCAGCACGACCGGCGAGAAAAATCCGGAAGCAATGGCGGAGCGCACCACGCTTTCACCACGCTCGACGGTATCGCGCATACCCTCGATCTTGGCGGCGATATAGCTGTTATCGACGGTTTGTGACGAGTTGGTCAGCGCCTGCATGACCGGCACGCCGCTGCGCATACCCAGCGCAAAGCTGCGGGCAAAGCGGGCCATGGCGGCCTTGCGAACGATTTTTCCGGCAATCGGAAAACGCAGCAACATGGACTCCCATTGCATGCGCCCGGCCGCCGTGCCCACCCAGGCACGGAATGCAAAGACCGCTACGACAATACCAACCAGCATGGCCGGCCACCACGCCACCATGAAATTCGAGAAGCCGAGCAGAATTCTCGTCATCAGCGGCAACTCTGCGCCAAAGCCTTGAAACACCTTGGCAAAGGCCGGAATGACGAACAGGTTAACCACCACGATGGCCGCCCCCATGGCCATCACCACGAACGACGGGTAGCGCAAGGCTGACTTGACCTGCTCCCGCATGAAGCGCTCGAATTCAAGGTGATCGAACAGACGCAGGAATATCTCGTCAAGCAGGCCGGTGGCTTCGCCAACCCGGACCATGGAAATGTAGAAGGGATTGAAAATTTTGGGATGTCGCGCCAGCGAAACCGACAACTCGCGCCCCGCCTCCAGGCTCTCGCGAACGTCGCGGATCACCTCTTTCATCGCCGGATTGGTGGCCGACTCTTGCAGGCCACTCAGGGCACGCATGATCGGCACGCCAGCCTTGAGCAAGGTATGAATCTGCCGTGAAAAGAGCAGGATATCAACGTGTTCGACCTTCGGTTTGAAGAAACTCAGGCCGCCATCGTCGCCGGACTTTGGCCGTGCTGACGTCTCGGTGATCGAAATGGGCGTAATGCCACGGCCGAACAGCACATCGGCGACGCCGCCTGACGATGCGCCTTCTAGCACGCCCTCGATCAGCTTGCCGCCACCATCACGTCCCTTGTAAGCAAAGTTGGCCACGCCCGCTTATTCCTCGAACTGGTTGCTGACCCGCATGGCCTCGCTCACCGTCGTTTTGCCGGACAAGACAAGTCGCACCGCATCGCGCCGCAAGGTTTCACCGGCCATCTGCTGGCGGGCGGTACGCATGAACTCACCGGGGTCGTCATGGTTGATCGCCTCGACCACCGAATCGCTCATTTCGAGGAATTCGTAAACCCCGGTTCGCCCTTGATAACCGGTATTGGCGCAATGGGCGCAACCACGACCATGGTGGAAGGCGTGCTTGTCGACCTGGTCACCCAGTTCGTAACGTAGCCATTCGTGCTCGTTGGGCGTCAGCGTGTAGGCATCGCGGCAATTGCCACAGATCACCCGAACCAGACGCTGGGCAATGACCATATGAACAGACAATGCAACCATGTAGCGCGGTACGCCCATGTCGAGAAGGCGGATTGGCGTCGAGACAGCATCGTTGGTATGCAGCGTCGATAGCACCAGGTGGCCGGTCATGGCGGCGCGCATGCCGATCTCTGCGGTTTCCTGGTCGCGCATTTCACCGATCAGCACGATGTCCGGATCCTGACGCAGCACCGTACGAAGGACGCGTGAAAAAGAGAGGTCGATCTTTTCGTGAACCTGCACCTGATTCAGACCACCGAGCCGGTATTCAACCGGATCTTCGACGGTAATGACCTTCTTTTCGGGACTGTTCAGTTCGTTCAGCGCGGCGTAGAGCGTGGTCGTCTTGCCGGAGCCGGTCGGGCCGGTCACCAGCACCATGCCGCTCGGCCGCTTGAGGGCGTGGCGGAAGCGTTCGAGGACGCGTTCGGGCATGCCGATCCGGTCCAGTTCGAGCAAGCCGGTATTCTGGTTCAACAGACGCATGACCACGGATTCGCCAAACTGCGTCGGCAACGTGGATATACGAACGTCCACCGGGTTGCCACGCACCTTGATGTTGAAACGACCATCCTGCGGCAGGCGCTTTTCGGAAATGTCGAGGCCGGACATCAACTTGAGGCGCAGGGCCACGGCCGACGAAATCTTGGCGTCGGCCTCGGTCTGGATGTGCAGCACGCCGTCAATCCGGAAGCGAATGCGCAGGGCTTTTTCCTGCGGTTCGAAATGGATGTCGGACGCACGCAAACGCATTGCTTCCTCAAACACCGTCTGCAGTAACTTGACGACCGGTGCATCCTCGGCGCCGGGGTTCAGTCCGAGCAAGTCACCAAACTCGATCGGCGTATCGCCGAGTTCGGCCGTCAACTCCTTGGCCAGGCCCGTAATCTGTTCGCCACGGTGATAAACACGATCGACGGTGGCCAGCAACTGGCTTTCGGTCACCACGGCAAGATCGATTTCGCGGCGAACCAGACGGGTAATTTCGTCGTAAGCCTGCAAGTCGGTTGGATCAGCCATACCGATTTGCAAGCGACCATCCGGCAACTGATCAAGCACCAGTGCGCGGAAACGACGTGCCGGAGACTCGGGCAGCAGTTTGATCAGATCGGGCTTGGGGGTGAAACTATTGAGGTCAACAAAGGGAATCCGCAACTGCCGAGCCAAGGCCTGTGAGATACCCGCCTCGGTAACGTAGCCGCTCTCGACAAAAACCCGCCCGAGTTTGCGTCCGGTACGTTTTTGCTCATCGAGGGCAATTTTCAGTTGTTCCTCGGTTAGCAGACCCTGCTGGATCAGCAGGTCGCCGAGGCGGACTTTTTGCGGGGGGGGCATCCCGACCTCCAAAACACCTTAAGAAACTGCGTTAACAATATGAAGTAACGGCTTAAGTTTCCACAGTAGACGTTTTTTGATGCCCCGACAAGCCGCGACACCGCGGCCCATCGGTAAACTGCCGAAAATCAGCGGTGGCGACTACCCGTACGGTGTTGCTGCGGTCCACCCGGTTTTTGGCCGGCTTTGGGCGTTTGCGGACGCCCTTGCTGCGGCTTGCGCGGGCCACGCGGCGGTTGAACCGGGCGCGGCGCCGCATGGGCAGATTGCTCGAAACCGGGGATGACGATCCGGTCCAGGGTGCGCTTGATCAGCTTTTCGATATCTTTCAGTTCGCCCCGTTCGTCGTGGCAAACCAGCGAAATTGCCTCGCCTTCCATGCCGGCGCGACCCGTACGGCCGATTCGGTGAACGTAATCTTCGGCAATATTGGGCAGTTCGTAGTTGATGACGTAGGGCAGCGCATCGATATCAATGCCGCGCGCCGCGATATCGGTGGCCACCAGCGCAACCAGTTTGCCCTCCTTGAAGTCTGTCAAAGCACGCGTCCGGGCGCCCTGCGACTTGTCGCCGTGAATGGCGGCAGACTTGATGCCAGCCTTGTCCAGCGTCTTGGCCAGCGCATCGGCACCATGCTTGGTCCGGGCAAAAACCAGCACCTGATGCCAGCCACGCGTTTGGAACAGGTGGCAAAGCAGTTCCTTTTTCTTTTCGCGGTCGGTTTCGATGATGCGCTGAGTCACCGTCTCGGCGGCGGTGTTGCGTGCCGCGACGTCGACCGAGGCCGGATTGTTCAGCAAGCCAGCGGCCAGTTCACGGATATCCGGCGAGAAGGTGGCTGAGAACATCAGGTTCTGGCGCTGCTTGGGCAGCAAGGCAATGATCTTGCGAATGTCGCGGATGAAACCCATGTCCAGCATCCGGTCAGCTTCATCGAGGACGAAAATCTCGACTTTGGACAGGTCGACCGTGCGTTGCTGCACGTGATCGAGCAGGCGACCCGGCGTCGCCACCAGAACATCGACGCCACGGCGCAGATTGGCGATCTGCGGGTTGATGCCGACACCGCCAAAAACCGCCAGCGAGGTGACCGGCAGGTGCTTGCCGTAAGTGCGGACGCTTTCCTCGACCTGGATGGCCAGTTCACGGGTCGGCGTCAGAACCAGCACGCGCGGCGTTTTGGAGACGCGCGCCAGGCGTTCGCCGCTGAACAGGCGATGCAGGATGGGCAACGTAAAACCAGCGGTCTTGCCGGTGCCGGTCTGGGCCGTAGCCATCAGGTCACGGCCAGTCATCACAGCCGGAATGGCTTGTTGCTGGATGGGGGTCGGCGTGTCGTAGCCTTGATCGGCAACGGCGCGCAGGAGTTCGGCCTTGAGGCCGAGATCGGAAAAATGCATGGAAATCCTTGAATAAAGCCTGACCAGAGCGGCCAGGGAGCGACGAGACAGCGAGGGTCAGGAGAAACCGGATTTCGATTTCGGGCATTTTTTCCGGTTGACCGTGGAAATGCCCTGATCCGGCAGTTGCGCCCCCTCGCTGGCGGCGCGTGAAAATTCAGACGATCAGATCTGGCTCAGACCCCGTTCGAGGTCGGCCTGAAGATCCTCTACTGCTTCAAGGCCGACAGCGATGCGCAGCAGCCCTTCGTTAATGCCGGCCGCAGCCCGGGCTTCCGGGGAAATGCGGCCATGCGTGGTGGAGGCAGGATGGGTGATGGTGGTCTTCGTGTCGCCAAGATTGGCGGTAATGGACAGCAAGTGGCAATTATCGACCACCTGCCAGGCTTGCTCGCGCCCGCCCTTGACTTCAAAGGCAACGATGGCACCGCCGGATTTCTGCTGGGTCTTGGCCAACTCATGTTGCGGGTGTGACGGCAGGCCCGGATAGAAAACACGCGCCACTTTCGGGTGTGCCTCCAACCATGCTGCCAATCGAGCCGCCCCCGCTGATTGAGCGTCGACACGCAACTTCAACGTTTCCAGCCCCTTGAGCAATACCCAGGCATTGAAGGCAGACAGGGTAGGACCGGCGGTACGCAAATACTTGAAAACCTCTTCAGTCAGCGCCTTGGCGCCGCAAACCGCTCCGCCCAGCACGCGGCCTTGTCCATCGAGAAACTTGGTCGCGGAATGAATCACCAGATCAGCCCCCATTTCCAGCGGGCGCTGCAGGATGGGCGAACAAAAGCAGTTATCGACGGCGACCAGAATACCGTTGGCCTGGGCAATGGCGACAAGGGCCCGAATATCGGCAATTTCCGTTAACGGATTAGACGGTGTTTCCAGGAAGAACATCTTCGTTTCCGGCCGAATGGCAGCTTCCCACGCAGCAGGATCGGTATGCGACACAAAGGTGGTGGTAATGCCGGTGCGCGACAGAATATTGGAAAACAAATTGACCGTGGCACCGAACAGGCTGTTCGAAGCCACAATATGATCGCCCTGCTTCAGGTGAGCCAATATCGCGGCCATGATCGCCGACATGCCGCTGGCTGTGGCAACGCAGTCCTCGGCGCCTTCCAGCGCGGCGAGGCGTTCCTCGAACATGGTCACGGTCGGGTTTGAAAAACGGGCGTAAACGTTCCCTTCTTCTTCACCGGAGAAGCGCCTCGCTGCCTGCGCTGCACTCTTGAAGACGAAGCTGGAGGTGAGGTACAGCGCTTCGGAATGCTCGCCAAACTGACTGCGTTCCTGGCCGGCCCGCACCGCCAGGGTTTCCGGACGATATTTTTGCGACTCAGCCATCAGTCTTGCCCATCCGTAGCCAGTTGCAAAACAAGCTGCTGAGAAGCCTTGCCGTCACCATCATCATCACTCTTGGACGCTTTACCAGAGCGCTTGCCCTCAACGGCATCAAGATAATAGTCATCAATGTCGCCAGTGATATAGCAGCCGTCAAAGCAAGATGCGTCAAACAGCGTCAAATCCTCGCGCAGCGAAGTGACCGATTCCTTCAACGCCTCAATATCCTGATAAACCAGTGCATCAGCGCCAATTTCGGCAGCAATCTCGTCACCGGTGCGGCCGGTGGCGATCAGTTCGGCCCGGGTCGGCATGTCGATGCCGTAGACATTGGGAAAACGCACCGGCGGCGCGGCAGAAGCGAAATAGACCTTGACCGCCCCGGCGGCGCGGGCCATATCGACAATCTCGCGACTCGTGGTACCTCGGACGATGGAATCATCGACCAGCAGCACACGTTTGCCCTTGAATTCCTGGCCGACGGTATTGAGTTTCTGGCGCACCGACTTCCGGCGCATGGCCTGGCCGGGCATGATGAAAGTCCGGCCGACATAGCGGTTTTTGACGAAGCCTTCGCGGAACGGGATACCCAAAACCTGCGCCAGTTGCATGGCCGACGGGCGACTGGAGTCCGGGATGGGAATGACGACGTCAATCTCTTCCACCGGGATGAACTTCTTGACCTTCTCGGCCAGCTTTTCACCCATGGCCAGACGGGACTCATAGACGGATACGCCGTCAATCACCGAGTCCGGACGAGCCAGATAGACATATTCAAAAATGCAAGGCGCGAACATTGGTTGCTGTGCGCACTGGCGGCTATGGAACTGGTAGTTGAAATCGATGAAAACAGCTTCGCCGGGCTCGATATCACGAACCATCTTGAAGCCCAGCGTATCGAGGGCGACGGATTCGGAGGAAACCAGATACTCCATGCCTTCCGGCGTTTCGTTCTGGCCATAGACCAGCGGACGAATGCCGTGCGGATCGCGAAAAGCAAGCAGGCCATAGCCGGCGATCAATACCACGACGGCGTAGGCACCGCGACAGCGACGATGCACACCACCAACTGCCTGGAAAATGGCATCGACATCGAGTTCGTAGCCATGCGCGGCTGATTGCAGTTCGTGT encodes:
- a CDS encoding DEAD/DEAH box helicase; this encodes MHFSDLGLKAELLRAVADQGYDTPTPIQQQAIPAVMTGRDLMATAQTGTGKTAGFTLPILHRLFSGERLARVSKTPRVLVLTPTRELAIQVEESVRTYGKHLPVTSLAVFGGVGINPQIANLRRGVDVLVATPGRLLDHVQQRTVDLSKVEIFVLDEADRMLDMGFIRDIRKIIALLPKQRQNLMFSATFSPDIRELAAGLLNNPASVDVAARNTAAETVTQRIIETDREKKKELLCHLFQTRGWHQVLVFARTKHGADALAKTLDKAGIKSAAIHGDKSQGARTRALTDFKEGKLVALVATDIAARGIDIDALPYVINYELPNIAEDYVHRIGRTGRAGMEGEAISLVCHDERGELKDIEKLIKRTLDRIVIPGFEQSAHAAPRPVQPPRGPRKPQQGRPQTPKAGQKPGGPQQHRTGSRHR
- a CDS encoding prepilin-type N-terminal cleavage/methylation domain-containing protein, producing MSKVLKFSADIEDMNKKSIFDRRGQLGFTLIELIVVIIILGILAAVALPRFVNLQRDARIAKLQAARGSVSAASALVHATAFSRAGIADTAVCAGGGTADNITGPAGTVCTESGLVNMVYAYPAVTGVGTAGILSMAGLTGVFNPTAADLQAEGYTYTVNAGVAKFGVIGATTPATCFFTYTPPPAANQAATISGLSTDGC
- a CDS encoding type II secretion system F family protein, with translation MANFAYKGRDGGGKLIEGVLEGASSGGVADVLFGRGITPISITETSARPKSGDDGGLSFFKPKVEHVDILLFSRQIHTLLKAGVPIMRALSGLQESATNPAMKEVIRDVRESLEAGRELSVSLARHPKIFNPFYISMVRVGEATGLLDEIFLRLFDHLEFERFMREQVKSALRYPSFVVMAMGAAIVVVNLFVIPAFAKVFQGFGAELPLMTRILLGFSNFMVAWWPAMLVGIVVAVFAFRAWVGTAAGRMQWESMLLRFPIAGKIVRKAAMARFARSFALGMRSGVPVMQALTNSSQTVDNSYIAAKIEGMRDTVERGESVVRSAIASGFFSPVVLQMISVGEESGALDDMLEEVGQMYQREVEYELKTLGQQIEPILIVCLGVLVLILALGIFLPMWDLGKVAIKR
- a CDS encoding O-succinylhomoserine sulfhydrylase → MAESQKYRPETLAVRAGQERSQFGEHSEALYLTSSFVFKSAAQAARRFSGEEEGNVYARFSNPTVTMFEERLAALEGAEDCVATASGMSAIMAAILAHLKQGDHIVASNSLFGATVNLFSNILSRTGITTTFVSHTDPAAWEAAIRPETKMFFLETPSNPLTEIADIRALVAIAQANGILVAVDNCFCSPILQRPLEMGADLVIHSATKFLDGQGRVLGGAVCGAKALTEEVFKYLRTAGPTLSAFNAWVLLKGLETLKLRVDAQSAGAARLAAWLEAHPKVARVFYPGLPSHPQHELAKTQQKSGGAIVAFEVKGGREQAWQVVDNCHLLSITANLGDTKTTITHPASTTHGRISPEARAAAGINEGLLRIAVGLEAVEDLQADLERGLSQI
- a CDS encoding type II secretion system protein; protein product: MFISSLYQRGITLIEQIMFIVIVSVGVIGLVSVMNPAIRASADPMVTKQFVAIAESLLNEIEHQPFTWCDLDDANASTALSYAGCASNPQNSSAPTPNTETRNGSGGTGEFYDNVRDYGGFVSENVSDPAGGGAIAGYRAEVAIVETGASFGLTSDAVLAITVTVCRSVTPTAFCAGRDSFALTGYRFRYAPRY
- the purF gene encoding amidophosphoribosyltransferase, which translates into the protein MCGILGVMATTPVNQLLYDGLMVLQHRGQDAAGIATAEGNTFHLHKGPGLVRDVFRTRNMRALPGNCGIGHVRYPTAGSAYNFAEAQPFYVNSPFGLVLGHNGNLTNAEQLKGEMFRLDRRHINTNSDSEVLLNVLAHELQSAAHGYELDVDAIFQAVGGVHRRCRGAYAVVVLIAGYGLLAFRDPHGIRPLVYGQNETPEGMEYLVSSESVALDTLGFKMVRDIEPGEAVFIDFNYQFHSRQCAQQPMFAPCIFEYVYLARPDSVIDGVSVYESRLAMGEKLAEKVKKFIPVEEIDVVIPIPDSSRPSAMQLAQVLGIPFREGFVKNRYVGRTFIMPGQAMRRKSVRQKLNTVGQEFKGKRVLLVDDSIVRGTTSREIVDMARAAGAVKVYFASAAPPVRFPNVYGIDMPTRAELIATGRTGDEIAAEIGADALVYQDIEALKESVTSLREDLTLFDASCFDGCYITGDIDDYYLDAVEGKRSGKASKSDDDGDGKASQQLVLQLATDGQD
- a CDS encoding type II secretion system protein, with amino-acid sequence MKAMQKGFTLIELIVVIVILGILAATALPRFINVATDARMAAMNGMAGGLRSAVVLAQSRYVATGSTTATTVNMGLTGAVQAVDVAAGTGIPAATATGIQVAMQSIDGFAFACNAGVCTVTQTGSPAACAVTYTGATGVVSTAAVIAANCGG
- a CDS encoding type II secretion system protein translates to MRRDIDFSAIFPVDRGFTLVEMIISIVITGIVVSMVAIFGRNQINAYIDVGNRAELSDAADTALRRIARDLQSALPNSVRNASAGLLEFVPIHDAGRYRAELSATGTGNVLDFSSSGDNSFDVLGPAVTVLAGDQLVIFNLGQSGSDVYDGTSSRAATAGVGLSTLSFTSTGTQFPLASPNNRFQIVGAPVTYECSGTQLLRRTGYGFKPIQPQNFAALGGSVSVLAENVSNCSFSYTPAVLQRNGLAVLRLSLSKNGETVELLHQVAILNTP
- the tadA gene encoding Flp pilus assembly complex ATPase component TadA; its protein translation is MPPPQKVRLGDLLIQQGLLTEEQLKIALDEQKRTGRKLGRVFVESGYVTEAGISQALARQLRIPFVDLNSFTPKPDLIKLLPESPARRFRALVLDQLPDGRLQIGMADPTDLQAYDEITRLVRREIDLAVVTESQLLATVDRVYHRGEQITGLAKELTAELGDTPIEFGDLLGLNPGAEDAPVVKLLQTVFEEAMRLRASDIHFEPQEKALRIRFRIDGVLHIQTEADAKISSAVALRLKLMSGLDISEKRLPQDGRFNIKVRGNPVDVRISTLPTQFGESVVMRLLNQNTGLLELDRIGMPERVLERFRHALKRPSGMVLVTGPTGSGKTTTLYAALNELNSPEKKVITVEDPVEYRLGGLNQVQVHEKIDLSFSRVLRTVLRQDPDIVLIGEMRDQETAEIGMRAAMTGHLVLSTLHTNDAVSTPIRLLDMGVPRYMVALSVHMVIAQRLVRVICGNCRDAYTLTPNEHEWLRYELGDQVDKHAFHHGRGCAHCANTGYQGRTGVYEFLEMSDSVVEAINHDDPGEFMRTARQQMAGETLRRDAVRLVLSGKTTVSEAMRVSNQFEE
- a CDS encoding type II secretion system protein, whose amino-acid sequence is MIELVVTIVIIGILAVNILPRWSGNSGFDDRGFRDSVVAGLRYAQKSAVASRRTVCAYFSMPPARVSFRISDVNGAADCTTGNVLAGPDTDALVVAATGNATFATLPTGIIFDAAGRPGSGSTINVSGLPASLAITVEAETGYVH